One Citricoccus sp. K5 DNA window includes the following coding sequences:
- a CDS encoding amino acid ABC transporter ATP-binding protein encodes MSTPAPETPATNGGRTIGERVMVDVRDLHKSFGDNHVLTGITGQIRERQVVCVIGPSGSGKSTFLRCLNRLEEATSGTVQVGDYDLTDPKVDINQVRRHIGMVFQQFNLFPHMTVAENIMLAPVELGNLSKAAARQRAEELLNRVGLADKAEARPASLSGGQKQRVAIARALAMSPKIMLFDEATSALDPEMVGEVLQVIRDLADEGMTMVLVTHEMGFAREVADRVLFMDGGTIVEAGTPSEIFDHPQQPRLQEFLSKVL; translated from the coding sequence ATGAGCACCCCGGCACCCGAGACACCGGCAACGAACGGCGGCCGCACCATCGGCGAGCGCGTCATGGTGGATGTGAGGGACCTGCACAAGTCCTTCGGGGACAACCACGTCCTCACCGGCATCACCGGCCAGATCCGCGAGCGCCAGGTGGTGTGCGTGATCGGACCCTCCGGCTCCGGCAAGTCCACCTTCCTGCGCTGCCTGAACCGGCTCGAGGAGGCCACCAGCGGCACCGTGCAGGTCGGCGACTACGACCTCACGGACCCCAAGGTGGACATCAACCAGGTCCGCCGGCACATCGGCATGGTCTTCCAGCAGTTCAACCTGTTCCCGCACATGACCGTGGCGGAGAACATCATGCTGGCCCCCGTCGAGCTCGGGAACCTGTCCAAGGCCGCCGCGCGTCAGCGCGCCGAGGAACTGTTGAACCGCGTGGGCCTGGCGGACAAGGCCGAGGCCCGGCCGGCGTCGTTGTCCGGTGGCCAGAAGCAGCGCGTGGCGATTGCCCGGGCGCTGGCGATGAGCCCGAAGATCATGCTCTTCGACGAGGCCACCTCCGCCCTGGACCCCGAGATGGTGGGCGAGGTGCTGCAGGTCATCCGCGACCTGGCCGACGAGGGCATGACCATGGTGCTCGTGACGCACGAGATGGGCTTCGCCCGCGAGGTCGCCGACCGGGTGCTGTTCATGGACGGTGGGACGATCGTGGAGGCCGGCACCCCGTCCGAGATCTTCGATCACCCCCAGCAGCCGCGACTGCAGGAGTTCCTCTCCAAGGTCCTCTGA
- a CDS encoding amino acid ABC transporter substrate-binding protein/permease yields the protein MRETRLRTAVRTLLAAFATLGVLLLGLAPAATASATASGTDGTGETYVIGTDTTFAPFEFRDGGELVGIDIDLVEAIAEDQGFEVEFRSLGFNAALQALSSDQVDGVIAGMGITEERQEIYDFSDPYFTAELQLAVNGTNEEVQGWEDLEGETVAVKTGSQSEEYAKSVQDEYGFEITALDQTTTMVESVKAGSATALMDDYPVLAYGITQGSGLKTVTDPVPVGDYGFAVNKDQNAELLEMFNTGLAELKESGEYQEILDTYLAEDAQSGPDASSFWGLITTTLPALMVGLGNTLLVTGISFALAMALGLMFGFLKVSTNPVLRGIATVFVSVFRGTPILVWAFFFYFGLPQLIGTEVDIWVAGVLTLTLNGAAYIAEIVRGAVQSVDPGQMEASRSLGLGYGKSMQRVVLPQAFKIMTPSLINQLVIMLKDSSLLLAIGFGELLYQAQQIYAANFRVTEVLLIVGIIYFVAITLLTQLANFVDRKVNK from the coding sequence GTGAGAGAGACCCGCTTGAGAACCGCCGTGAGGACCCTCCTCGCGGCGTTCGCCACGTTGGGGGTGCTGCTGCTCGGCCTCGCCCCCGCAGCCACCGCATCAGCCACCGCGTCCGGGACGGACGGGACCGGCGAGACGTACGTCATCGGCACGGACACCACCTTCGCACCGTTCGAGTTCCGGGACGGCGGCGAGCTCGTCGGCATCGACATCGACCTGGTCGAGGCCATCGCCGAGGACCAGGGCTTCGAGGTGGAGTTCCGCTCCCTCGGCTTCAACGCCGCCCTGCAGGCCCTCTCCTCCGACCAGGTGGACGGCGTGATCGCCGGCATGGGCATCACGGAGGAACGTCAGGAGATCTACGACTTCTCGGACCCCTACTTCACCGCCGAACTCCAGCTGGCCGTCAACGGCACCAACGAGGAGGTGCAGGGCTGGGAGGACCTCGAGGGCGAGACCGTGGCCGTGAAGACCGGCTCCCAGTCTGAGGAGTACGCCAAGTCCGTCCAGGACGAGTACGGCTTCGAGATCACCGCCCTGGACCAGACCACCACCATGGTCGAGTCGGTCAAGGCCGGCTCCGCCACCGCCCTGATGGACGACTACCCCGTGCTGGCCTACGGCATCACGCAGGGCTCCGGGCTGAAGACCGTCACCGATCCGGTGCCGGTGGGCGACTACGGCTTCGCCGTGAACAAGGACCAGAACGCCGAACTGCTGGAGATGTTCAACACCGGCCTGGCCGAGCTGAAGGAGAGCGGCGAGTACCAGGAGATCCTGGACACCTACCTGGCCGAGGACGCGCAGTCCGGCCCGGACGCCTCCTCCTTCTGGGGCCTGATCACCACCACGCTCCCCGCCCTTATGGTCGGCCTCGGCAATACCCTGCTGGTCACCGGCATCTCCTTTGCCCTGGCCATGGCCCTGGGCCTGATGTTCGGCTTCCTCAAGGTCTCTACCAACCCCGTGCTGCGCGGGATCGCGACCGTGTTCGTCAGCGTCTTCCGCGGCACCCCGATCCTCGTCTGGGCCTTCTTCTTCTACTTCGGCCTGCCGCAGCTGATCGGCACCGAGGTGGACATCTGGGTGGCCGGCGTGCTGACCCTGACCCTGAACGGCGCGGCCTACATCGCGGAGATCGTCCGCGGCGCCGTGCAGTCCGTGGACCCCGGGCAGATGGAGGCCTCCCGCTCCCTGGGCCTGGGCTACGGCAAGTCCATGCAGCGCGTGGTGCTGCCGCAGGCCTTCAAGATCATGACGCCCTCGCTGATCAACCAGCTGGTCATCATGCTCAAGGACTCCTCCCTGCTGCTGGCCATCGGCTTCGGCGAGCTGCTGTACCAGGCGCAGCAGATCTACGCGGCGAACTTCCGCGTCACCGAGGTGTTGCTGATCGTCGGCATCATCTACTTCGTGGCCATCACCCTGCTGACCCAGCTGGCCAACTTCGTGGATAGGAAGGTCAACAAATGA
- a CDS encoding iron-siderophore ABC transporter substrate-binding protein produces MRTSRPVAARPFAVSVAAVGLVLALSACGSGTADPAADSSAGSSGSSGASEAADSGQQFPIEVEHAFGTTTIEAKPERVATVNWANHEVPLALGVVPVGMAAANFGDDDGNGVLPWVEDELAELGAETPVLFDETDSIDFEAVADTDPDVILAAYSGLTQQDYDTLSEIAPVIAFPETAWGTDWRDMIRLNSQGMGMEAEGDALIEDLEGQIAETVAEHPQLEGTSAMFLTHVDTADLSTVNFYTGHDTRTMFFEDLGMTVAKSVQQVTDETDQFSGTVSAEQVDQFDDVEVIVTYGDQSLVDTLEADPLLSQMPAVENGAIVAMDGTGPLGTAANPTPLALPYVLEDYADLLAEAAAASE; encoded by the coding sequence GTGCGCACCTCCCGTCCTGTCGCAGCCCGCCCCTTCGCCGTCTCGGTCGCGGCCGTCGGCCTCGTCCTCGCCCTGTCCGCCTGCGGATCCGGGACGGCAGATCCCGCTGCGGACTCCTCGGCCGGCTCCTCCGGTTCTTCCGGTGCTTCTGAGGCCGCTGACTCCGGCCAGCAGTTCCCGATCGAGGTGGAGCACGCCTTCGGCACCACCACCATCGAGGCCAAGCCCGAGCGGGTGGCCACCGTGAACTGGGCCAACCACGAGGTGCCGCTGGCCCTCGGCGTCGTCCCGGTCGGCATGGCCGCCGCCAACTTCGGTGACGATGACGGCAACGGCGTGCTGCCCTGGGTCGAGGACGAGCTCGCCGAGCTCGGCGCGGAGACCCCCGTCCTGTTCGACGAGACGGACAGCATCGACTTCGAGGCCGTCGCGGACACCGACCCGGACGTCATCCTGGCCGCCTACTCGGGCCTGACCCAGCAGGACTATGACACCCTGTCCGAGATCGCCCCCGTGATCGCCTTCCCGGAGACCGCCTGGGGCACCGACTGGCGGGACATGATCCGCCTGAACTCGCAGGGCATGGGCATGGAGGCCGAGGGTGACGCGCTGATCGAGGACCTCGAGGGCCAGATCGCCGAGACCGTCGCCGAACACCCCCAGCTCGAGGGCACCTCCGCCATGTTCCTCACCCACGTGGACACCGCCGACCTGTCCACGGTGAACTTCTACACCGGCCATGACACGCGGACCATGTTCTTCGAGGACCTCGGCATGACCGTGGCCAAGTCCGTCCAGCAGGTCACCGACGAGACCGACCAATTCTCCGGCACCGTCTCCGCGGAGCAGGTGGACCAGTTCGACGACGTCGAGGTGATCGTGACCTACGGCGACCAGTCCCTGGTGGACACCCTTGAGGCGGATCCGCTGCTGTCCCAGATGCCGGCCGTCGAGAACGGGGCCATCGTGGCCATG
- a CDS encoding AraC family transcriptional regulator, whose amino-acid sequence MSSTQASSAPTGPYRRMPLQPAGSVPVDFTSVGIAEALDTATRWPDHSHPVHELLWNDAGPSTLRAGPRTWTVTPTIGLWLPAGTVHSAQAPAGTVYRATYFSLAMAGEAARPLPTEPVSLRVTGLLRELLLRLGEESLNEHSRRLTETMVLDVLAPAPHQFLVHEPTAGLLQPIVAAVLSDPSDARTLGDWSRQLRVSERTITRAFRSETGLGFARWVGSVRVQRATTLLADGEPLEDIAEAMGYRSPSAFGAAFRKLTGTTPSSLRG is encoded by the coding sequence GTGTCCAGCACCCAGGCATCCAGCGCGCCCACCGGCCCCTACCGGCGGATGCCGTTGCAGCCGGCCGGTTCCGTGCCGGTGGACTTCACCAGCGTGGGCATCGCCGAGGCCCTGGACACCGCCACTCGCTGGCCGGACCACTCGCACCCGGTGCATGAACTGCTCTGGAACGACGCCGGCCCGTCCACCCTGCGCGCCGGCCCACGGACCTGGACGGTCACCCCGACGATCGGGCTCTGGCTGCCGGCCGGGACCGTGCACTCGGCCCAGGCCCCAGCGGGCACCGTGTACCGGGCCACCTACTTCTCTCTCGCGATGGCCGGAGAGGCGGCCCGGCCCCTGCCCACCGAACCGGTCTCCCTGCGCGTCACCGGGCTGCTGCGGGAACTGCTGCTGCGGCTCGGCGAGGAGAGCCTGAACGAGCACTCACGCCGGCTGACCGAGACCATGGTGCTGGACGTCCTGGCCCCGGCCCCGCACCAGTTCCTCGTCCACGAACCCACCGCCGGTCTCCTGCAGCCGATCGTGGCGGCAGTACTGTCCGACCCTTCCGACGCCCGGACCCTCGGTGACTGGTCGCGGCAGCTCAGGGTCAGCGAGCGCACCATCACGCGGGCATTCCGGTCGGAGACCGGCCTGGGCTTCGCCCGCTGGGTCGGCTCGGTACGGGTCCAGCGGGCCACCACCCTGCTGGCGGACGGAGAGCCGCTCGAGGACATCGCCGAGGCCATGGGTTACCGCAGCCCCAGTGCCTTCGGCGCGGCGTTCCGCAAGCTGACGGGCACCACCCCGAGCTCCCTCCGGGGCTGA